In the genome of Coraliomargarita algicola, one region contains:
- a CDS encoding exopolysaccharide biosynthesis protein: MQTANEVPPHLSLGDTLTQLLATDDERGLSINEITSAVAEKGFGLVLIILSLPSALPVPAPGYSTPFGIVIALIALQMMSGRVAVWLPKKLGAIRIKPSVANTMLGSASKFLKMIERFIRPRQRWIRGRAGQSGLAIVIFIMACLMMLPIPLTNTFPAMVIFMIGVGLAEEDGLLAMAAFAVGCCAVLLYVGVIYVVLTQGPEAIEHIKNGIKSLLGMGE, translated from the coding sequence ATGCAAACAGCAAACGAAGTCCCGCCACACCTTTCTCTTGGAGATACTTTAACACAACTCTTGGCCACCGACGATGAGCGCGGGCTGTCGATCAATGAGATTACCAGCGCGGTGGCCGAAAAGGGCTTTGGACTGGTGTTGATCATCTTGTCATTGCCCAGTGCCCTGCCCGTTCCCGCGCCAGGCTATAGCACACCCTTTGGGATTGTGATCGCTTTGATTGCCTTGCAAATGATGAGTGGTCGCGTGGCCGTATGGCTCCCCAAGAAACTGGGTGCCATACGTATTAAACCCAGCGTTGCCAATACCATGCTCGGCAGTGCATCCAAGTTTCTAAAGATGATAGAGCGCTTTATACGCCCACGGCAAAGATGGATCCGTGGGCGCGCAGGTCAGAGTGGCCTCGCAATCGTCATTTTTATCATGGCCTGCTTGATGATGCTACCGATCCCCCTGACCAATACCTTTCCTGCCATGGTCATCTTTATGATCGGAGTGGGCCTCGCGGAAGAAGATGGCTTACTCGCGATGGCAGCCTTCGCAGTCGGCTGTTGCGCCGTGCTATTGTACGTTGGCGTGATCTACGTCGTTCTGACCCAAGGTCCCGAAGCGATTGAGCATATCAAAAATGGCATCAAATCACTGCTCGGCATGGGCGAATAA
- the ptsP gene encoding phosphoenolpyruvate--protein phosphotransferase, whose amino-acid sequence MTDPHTKEEIILEGIAASPGVAHGRAVVYLQKQLDVPCYDIAADKITSELERFDKAILETRAEITEVRDQIAKSLGEGEARIFDAHLLVLEDNALLDEVTAELQSTQKNIEFCYNNVAQRYISFFRSMEDEYLRERVSDIGDVSRRLLHNLIGMQKVNLGQLAAESVIVSEDISPSDAADLDRNKLLGFVTDAGGKTSHSVIMARSLRIPAVVGTHDATKRIVSGDHILVDGHDGIIVINPTEDRLYKYGKLASERQKRDDTFSSFIAEPAVTLDGASISLMANVEGVQEMEQVKQMHAEGVGLFRTEGIFLRHHGYPPESVQYDAYRAVVEAAGEDPVIIRTLDVGGDKTIGDDNVKDDNSFMGFRAIRFCLGNEAIFATQLRAILRASAHGNAKIMYPMISGMNELRMANRMLESVKQELRDAGEAFDEGIEVGAMVEVPSAAVIIDLLAAETDFLSIGTNDLIQYLIAVDRLNDQVAHLYDPAHPAVLRTLKAIIDGANAANTPISICGEIAGDPIFAGLLLGMGATSLSLTSSLLPEVKYFIRHITKSDAEALVAEVMQLGESTDIVQKLEAFRQKALGDLA is encoded by the coding sequence GTGACCGATCCCCATACTAAAGAAGAGATAATACTCGAAGGCATCGCTGCGTCTCCCGGCGTGGCACACGGCCGTGCGGTCGTTTATCTGCAAAAACAGTTGGACGTGCCTTGCTACGACATTGCTGCGGATAAAATTACGTCCGAGCTGGAACGCTTTGATAAAGCAATTCTGGAGACGCGCGCGGAAATTACAGAAGTTCGCGATCAAATCGCCAAATCTTTAGGGGAGGGCGAAGCACGGATTTTTGATGCACACTTGCTGGTGCTGGAAGACAACGCCCTGCTGGATGAAGTCACGGCGGAATTACAAAGCACGCAAAAGAATATTGAGTTCTGCTACAATAACGTGGCACAGCGATATATCTCATTCTTCCGTTCGATGGAGGATGAATATTTGCGCGAGCGTGTTTCCGATATCGGAGATGTCTCCCGTCGACTCTTGCACAACTTGATTGGCATGCAAAAAGTCAATCTGGGGCAATTGGCGGCCGAAAGTGTGATTGTTTCTGAAGATATTTCGCCTTCAGACGCTGCCGATTTAGATCGCAATAAGCTGTTAGGCTTTGTCACTGATGCAGGCGGGAAGACCAGTCACTCCGTGATTATGGCGCGTTCACTGCGGATTCCCGCAGTCGTGGGCACACATGATGCCACTAAGCGTATTGTGAGTGGTGACCATATTTTGGTGGATGGCCATGATGGAATCATCGTGATCAACCCCACGGAAGATCGCCTTTACAAATACGGTAAACTCGCATCTGAGCGTCAAAAACGTGACGATACTTTTAGCTCATTTATCGCAGAACCCGCAGTCACCTTGGATGGAGCGTCAATTTCGTTGATGGCCAATGTCGAAGGCGTTCAAGAAATGGAGCAAGTTAAGCAGATGCATGCGGAAGGTGTCGGATTATTCCGCACCGAGGGCATATTTCTGCGTCATCACGGCTATCCACCCGAATCGGTACAATATGATGCTTACCGTGCCGTGGTCGAAGCTGCGGGCGAGGACCCAGTTATCATCCGCACACTGGATGTCGGTGGGGACAAGACGATTGGCGACGATAATGTAAAGGACGACAATTCCTTTATGGGCTTCCGGGCGATTCGTTTCTGCTTGGGCAATGAAGCCATATTTGCCACTCAATTGCGGGCGATCCTCCGCGCGAGTGCACATGGCAACGCGAAGATCATGTATCCCATGATCAGTGGTATGAACGAGTTGCGCATGGCCAACCGTATGCTGGAGTCAGTCAAGCAAGAGCTGCGAGACGCAGGCGAAGCGTTCGATGAAGGTATCGAAGTCGGCGCGATGGTTGAAGTGCCCAGCGCCGCGGTCATTATCGACTTGCTCGCAGCTGAAACCGACTTTCTCAGTATTGGTACCAACGATTTGATTCAGTATCTGATCGCAGTGGATCGCTTGAACGACCAAGTTGCCCACCTGTATGACCCGGCGCACCCTGCGGTCTTGCGCACGCTGAAAGCCATCATCGATGGTGCGAATGCAGCCAACACGCCCATCAGTATTTGTGGCGAAATTGCGGGTGACCCGATCTTTGCCGGCTTGCTGCTAGGCATGGGGGCCACCTCTTTAAGCCTCACTTCGAGCCTATTGCCAGAGGTCAAATATTTCATCCGTCACATTACAAAGTCTGACGCTGAAGCACTGGTGGCGGAAGTCATGCAACTCGGCGAATCGACCGATATCGTGCAAAAGCTTGAAGCCTTCCGTCAAAAAGCCTTGGGTGATCTGGCCTAG